One Ricinus communis isolate WT05 ecotype wild-type chromosome 1, ASM1957865v1, whole genome shotgun sequence DNA window includes the following coding sequences:
- the LOC125369885 gene encoding extensin-like, which translates to MVLAFINLPIPPSISHSPSLSAQAHSRPDHHQPPQPPDPSTDLGLADRARFSTESFTHHIEHCTASAYPQPESASHHIPWFQTEETVSRVLPEQRIALQQPQSRTSFHTITQPTRRQVTIIPPHEHAQSLPKHITASDLDTDPPISPTPHSQPSKQPALKQPRTRPFTTTPASLRPHHDPPCHEVSRRPTTTVTTARASSTAPPDTCSHVICFHHLRPCPTKRT; encoded by the coding sequence ATGGTTCTGGCTTTCATCAATCTCCCCATCCCGCCTTCCATCTCTCATAGTCCTTCCCTTTCTGCCCAGGCTCATTCACGCCCAGACCATCATCAGCCACCCCAGCCCCCTGACCCATCGACAGATCTTGGTCTTGCAGATCGAGCCCGCTTCTCCACGGAATCCTTCACACATCACATCGAGCACTGCACTGCCTCGGCATATCCACAGCCTGAATCGGCCTCACACCATATTCCATGGTTTCAGACAGAAGAAACAGTCAGCCGTGTCCTGCCTGAACAGCGCATTGCCCTCCAGCAGCCTCAATCACGCACATCCTTTCACACCATCACACAGCCAACACGTCGCCAAGTCACCATCATTCCGCCTCACGAACATGCCCAATCACTGCCGAAGCATATCACAGCATCAGATCTCGACACAGATCCACCGATTTCACCAACACCTCATTCTCAGCCATCCAAGCAACCAGCCTTGAAGCAACCGCGCACCAGACCTTTCACCACCACACCCGCGTCTCTCCGACCCCATCACGACCCACCATGTCATGAAGTGAGTCGACGACCGACGACCACTGTGACCACCGCCCGTGCGAGCAGCACTGCCCCACCAGATACCTGTTCACACGTGATTTGCTTTCATCATCTTCGCCCCTGCCCCACGAAGCGAACATGA